CAATTTCTCACCAGTAACTTTCCCTTTCGATTTCCATTTCTAAATCACTGACAAAAccctaacttttcttttttcaatttaaatcctTCCACTTACTCACATTTTTCCGATTTTGATTCGTTCCAATTCAGTTTCAATGCAGATTACTAAGTGTGATTGTGATTAACCAAATGATGTTATGTTTTAATGCACAATCAAGAGTAGGATTAATAAGATCATGTTATTGCCTTCCATTGGATTATTTTAGATGTCTCCCAGCAAGCACACtaaattataagaatttgtTTATTGAATGGATATTATATGTTTTTTTCTCGAAGAATGGATATTATATGTTACTTGCGCATATTCTAGGCTTGGACACCTTTTACAAGTTTGATTGGGCCTAAAGTTGTTTTCTACTTGAGCAGGTTGAAATCAAAACTCCCCGAAAACATGTTCTTCTGTTGGCATATCAGAGTTTCGGTATAGTGTTTGGTGACTTGAGTACTTCTCCTCTTTATGTTTATAGAAGTATATTTTCTGGGAAGTTGCGCCATTATCAAACTGAGGACACAATTTTTGGAGCCTTTTCCTTGATTTTTTGGACTTTAACCTTTTTTTCTTTGATTAAGTATGTTGTTTTCATGTTGTGTGCGGATGATAATGGAGAAGGTTAGTGCTGATAAACTTATAAACTTGTTACTTCATacttttaaagtttaatttttggGTTGTTGGTCATTCAGATAATTATATGTACTGTTGAACTGTTTGCAGGAGGAATTTTTGCGTTGTATTCACTTCTTTGCAGGCATGCAAAATTTAGTTTGCTTCCTAATCAACAAGCTGCGGATGAGGAGCTTTCTACATATCATGGTGAGGGTCGTTCAAACAGAAATGTCCTTTCCTCTGCATTCAAGAAGCTTGTTGAGAGACGCAAGAAAGTAAAAACAGCTCTGCTTCTTGTAGTCTTATTTTGTGCTAGCATGGTTATTACCATGGGTGTACTCACCCCTGCAATTTCTAGTAAGTTGCTGATGGTGGCATGCATTTCCACACCATTTCGTTTGCCCACGCTTCTTCTATTTCTATTACTATGCTGATAAATATCTGTTCTTTACAGTCCTCTCATCCATTGAAGGGCTGCAAGTTCAAGCCAAGAATTTGCATCATGGTGAGTAactaaaaaaaagagagatggACATAAAACAGACTTTTATCTTTTTACCTTTTCCTATCTATGGCATGAAACATATGCATGCATTATGATTCCAATATCTTCGTGAAGCTTGAGAGTTGATTTTAATAAGGTCTAGGTGTCTGGTTTTATTTGAACTACACAAAATAAGAAATGACAACAGTCAAAGAGGAATGTAGTAAGAAATAAGAACCCCTGCTTTGTCCACATCTGCTTTCTTATGTTGAGTTTGAGGTGAAAGGACACTTTATCGGTCTTTGTTACAGTGGGATTGTGCAACTTAATGATTTTTGATAACATGATATTTTGGCTTGTCCAACTACTAGCTTGATTTTTCGATAGGATGCTTTCACTTGGTATCGAGGTCTAGTTTGCGGTTTCTTAGTCACCCACATTTGTTTAGTCTTGGTTGAGTCTGGTTAACAGTAGGTAAGGTAGGGGTGGAACGTTGATGGATCTCTCCTATGTTGCATCCTTGCATGATAACAAAAAAAAGCTTTAAAAGAGGAGGGTGATTTGCCACTCTTTTTTGCTATTTCCATCTTAATGTGTGCATATCATTCAAGTTGCTAATACTCGTATATACCTACAGGAATGGTGGTTCTCATTGCCTGCATTGTATTGATTGGCCTTTTTGTTTTGCAATATCGTGGCACTCACAGAGTTGCATTCATGTTTGCTCCCATTGTGATTATTTGGTTACTGTCTATTGCCATCATTGGTGCCTACAATGTCATTCACTGGAATACAAGAGTATACCAGGCTCTTTCTCCATACTATGTCTACCAGTTCTTTAGGGAGACTGGAAAGGATGGTTGGATTTCTCTTGGAGGGATACTTTTATGTGTTACTGGTAATATGGAGTTTGAATTTACTTCAGCCCATTTAGCTTCTTAGTTGTCAACTTATGTAGTTCTTTCTCTTAACTACAGGAACTGAAGTTATATATGCAGAACTAGGCCAATTCACTGCTTCATCAGTAAGGGTATGTGCAAATTGTTGTTCGAAAATAAGTTAGACTTGGAGTCTATATAAAACTTGACCCAATAAATCAAAGGGTGATGTTGTTGAAGATCCAATATTTAAGTTGACCAAttgttgtttttgatgatatAAAATGGCcgcattttaaacaaaatgttCATGCTTTTCAGATCCTTTTCCACATCAGTGGTGTAGAAAAAAGAATTTTTGATGTAGGATGTTAGGATAGGAGAATAGTATGTCCTTCATGCACAAATAAAATTACAGTAGTCCTTCAGTATTTGGACTTGGTCTATTGTTCTTTTCAAACTGTTCTTTAGAAGAGAAAAGTTTGTACTTGCAATTTATGAAGAATCTTCATTTGGCCTTACAATTGTGTTTTAAAATTTAGCTTTTTAGTATTTTAGCTTAGGCATATGAAGTTGCatgagaaaataattaaaacttctTCTATTGTGCAGCTTGCATTTTCTTTTGTTGTGTACCCATGTTTGGTACTGCAATACATGGGGCAAGCtgcatttatttcaaaaaatttttctACAGTATCCCTGAGTTTCTATTCTTCAATTCCAGGTAAATTTTCAATCATTAAGctattatttattatgaatGTCTTCCTATTTTTACCATATTTACATTTGTATGCTTTCCTCAGTTTGTATGATCTTAGTGTTCTAAATGTGATTTGACAATGCTATTCAAATTTATGCATAATATATTGAGATAAGTCGAGGTATAAACTTGTTTACCGATGGCCTCCTTTCCTTTAAGAACTGTCTAATGAAATTTAACTTACTGGAATTTTCTTTATTCACTTTCTGTTTCTAGTCTCTTACCTAGTTAAACAAAAATGCAATTGTACATTTTGTTTGAGCTTTATACCTTGAGAGACaacatttaaatcaattttttattcttattaacattgttgttgttgttaaaAGAATGCTTGACCTGTCGTTGCAGATTCACTATTCTGGCCAGTACTGGTGATGGCAATTTTATCTACAATTGTTGCTAGCCAAGCTGTAGTATGTGCTACATTTTCAATCGTCAAACAATGCCATGCATATGGATGTTTCCCTCGCATCAAGATTGTGCACAAACCAAAATGGATTGATCGTCAAATGTACATCCCAGAGATAAATTGGATACTTATGGTTCTCTGCCTGGCTATCACAATTGGCTCTCATGACACTAATCGCATAGGAAATGCTTATGGttagtttcctttttttttctcgaTACTATATATTACACTAAAATTACGTAGATATGTAGTCATGTTCTTGATTGATACATCTGCATGCTGTCATGCATTTGTACTTGCAAAGTGAATGTGAACTTGatttaaagaaaatgagagatttCCTTTTTACCCCATTAGAAAGCCTGTTGGACATTCCATCTCCCAAGATCTGTGTGAATCATGTTAGTTACTAGAAAGTATGAGCTGTTTTTGTTAGCAATACCTGTCTTTATGTTTTGGTTAGAAAAGACATGCCTAGTGCGAAATAAATGTAGGATCATCCCATTGGTGGAGAGTATTTACCATCATAAGAGTGGCAACAATAATCATATGTTCTTTACTAAATTTTACAAATGCCATGAGTTGAAATCTATAATAAATTTAGGATCATATTCTTTTGCATAAAGGTGACATTTCTGCCTTAGAAAAATGCTAACTTTGCCACGTTAATTTCAGGGATTGCATTCATGACTATGATATTCATGACCACGTGTTTGATGTCCTTGGTCATCAACTTTATATGGCATAAGAGTGTCGGGTTTGCCCTTTTTTACTTCTTGTTCTTTGGAATAATTGAATTCATCTTCCTCTCATCTTCTTTTATGAGAATCCCCAAGGGTGGATGGGTTCCTCTTGTGCTCTCTGCAGTCTTTACGTTCATTATGTTTGTTTGGCATTATGGTAGCAGGAAGAAGTATTTATATGATGTCCATAACAAAGTACCCATGAAATGGATCCTCACTCTGGGTTCTGATCTTGGCATTGTAAGGATTCCTGGGATTGGTCTTATCTACACTGAGTTAGCCAGTGGGGTACCAGCCACATTTTCCCATTTCTTAACCAACTTACCAGCATTTTACAAGGTTGTTGTATTTGTCTGTGTTAAGATTGTTCCTGTTCCTTATGTCCCCCAAAGTGAAAGGTATCTTATTGGTCGGATTGGCCCTAAATCTTACCGTTTGTATCGCTGCATCATTAGAAATGGCTATAAAGATGTCCAGGAAAAAGAAACTGAATATGATGTGGAGAATGCACTTGTGATGAGCATAGCAGAGTTTATCCAACTGGAAGCAGAAGGTTGTGGGAGTGCTGATGGTTCTGTGGATGGTCGGATGGCAGTTGTGAGGACATCTGAAATGTTTGGGAAAAGATTCATAGTTTCAGAATCTGATGGTTACGGAGAAAGTAGCAGTTCGATATTCCCAACAACTGTAGGTTGCAACAGCAGGTCAGCTGCACTGCAGAAATTGCAATCTATGTATGAGCAGGAGACTCCCCAACTAAAACAAAGGCGGCGGATCCAGCTAAAGCTTTCAGATACAAAGTGTAAGGATTTACAAGCTAAAGATGAGCTGTTGGAGCTTCTGGAAGCTAAGCATGCTGGTGTAGCATATATAATAGGTCACTCACATGTCAAGGCAAAATGGAATTCATCATTCTTGAAGAGGCTTTCGATTGATATCTTCTACTCTTTTCTGCGTAAAAACTGCCGGTCTCCTTCTGTCTTCTTGGATATTCCTCGTATTTCTTTAATCGAGGTGGGCATGAACTACTATTTATAGAGCAATCTTCTGTGTATAAATCTTCTTTGAATGTGTTCTCTGGCTGCAGACACTGCATCGGGTTCGCTTCTTTGTGAGAGTTCTAGGCTATAGCTCATGATTGTGATTCTGGATTTTGATTTGGTTGGTCGTATCGGTCGAGCATACAAGTCGCACCTTCTCCCTAAATAATACATAATAAGTCTCATAAACACAAATGGGGTTTCATCTGATGAATAACAAGTCATTGAGTTCGTTTTCGGTAGTTTCAGCAGAAAGATTTGTACTGATTACACTTGCCAACTATGTCTCCTTTGCTATTCAAGTGAATTTTTGCATGGCAAGAAGCATATCATTTTCTGGAGTTGGATATAATCGGAGGCAGAGGGTCATCCAATGCaggtgtttcttttggaaaTTAAATGGCTCGCTGCCATTTGTCCTGTTTCTGTGACAATTATAGACTTGCAATCATTTATCAATCACAGATTAAACTATGAAGGGTCAGTGCTGAAGCAtaacttctttctttctttctttcttttttctttttttgaaaaaataattttcaataagCGTAACTCTTTCTTCCTCTGTACTTAGCATTCACAAAAATGTGTTTTCTTTTTCTGCATTATGTGAGACAACCAGAAGGggaactattattattattattatcgctcactgggctataggtTTTTAATTCATTTGGAAAACGTTTTTTCCTCTGTAATAGTATTTTCTGTTCTCTTTTAGCATACATTTGTTAAGGGGAAAAACGAATATCTCAATATCAGTGTTCACTAGAATTataatatcataattttttttttcaaaggtgATTATTTCAACGAAAATTCTAATTGATATTCTATTAAGAGAAAAGTCCTGCCACCTATTAGTAGGAGCGGCAAGACATAGTGGGAAGGATTCGATTCTGCCCATAAaaactggaaaaaaaaaaaaaaaaaaaaaaagataagaagaCTAACTACAAAGTTTCGGCTTCAATCCATAGCTCTTTAAAAGCAAAATCCCAATATTCCTGCAATAAAAATATAGTTGATGAGCTGGTTTAGTATTTAGATTGatcaagtaattaaaattactATCTATATATTAAAATGGTAAAGTATAGATTAGTTTAAAAGGCTGTCCTAGACAAAAAAAATTCAcactttcattattttttacattcatattttaattttaaaatttaaaataataaaactaatcgTTGCAcgtttactttaatttttaattatttatcttaattaattttgataaaaaagttttaatttatatgaCACGTAGAATTATTCATTCATAGcacataaaattatttcttaaaagatctattgaataaaaaaattaaaatatttatgttaatttatatttatatataaaattttaaattttaaataataaaattaattttttttcattttatctcaattattataaaaaaaataaattgaatataaaaagttattaaaaaattacaatatagtttcaaaagttttatttgactaataaaataatctttcatgtacaaatttttatttcaaacaatATCTTTTTTgttaattctattatttatttctcattttcattttta
This is a stretch of genomic DNA from Manihot esculenta cultivar AM560-2 chromosome 2, M.esculenta_v8, whole genome shotgun sequence. It encodes these proteins:
- the LOC110609665 gene encoding potassium transporter 3 isoform X2 translates to MVITMGVLTPAISILSSIEGLQVQAKNLHHGMVVLIACIVLIGLFVLQYRGTHRVAFMFAPIVIIWLLSIAIIGAYNVIHWNTRVYQALSPYYVYQFFRETGKDGWISLGGILLCVTGTEVIYAELGQFTASSVRLAFSFVVYPCLVLQYMGQAAFISKNFSTVSLSFYSSIPDSLFWPVLVMAILSTIVASQAVVCATFSIVKQCHAYGCFPRIKIVHKPKWIDRQMYIPEINWILMVLCLAITIGSHDTNRIGNAYGIAFMTMIFMTTCLMSLVINFIWHKSVGFALFYFLFFGIIEFIFLSSSFMRIPKGGWVPLVLSAVFTFIMFVWHYGSRKKYLYDVHNKVPMKWILTLGSDLGIVRIPGIGLIYTELASGVPATFSHFLTNLPAFYKVVVFVCVKIVPVPYVPQSERYLIGRIGPKSYRLYRCIIRNGYKDVQEKETEYDVENALVMSIAEFIQLEAEGCGSADGSVDGRMAVVRTSEMFGKRFIVSESDGYGESSSSIFPTTVGCNSRSAALQKLQSMYEQETPQLKQRRRIQLKLSDTKCKDLQAKDELLELLEAKHAGVAYIIGHSHVKAKWNSSFLKRLSIDIFYSFLRKNCRSPSVFLDIPRISLIEVGMNYYL
- the LOC110609665 gene encoding potassium transporter 3 isoform X1, with amino-acid sequence MVEIKTPRKHVLLLAYQSFGIVFGDLSTSPLYVYRSIFSGKLRHYQTEDTIFGAFSLIFWTLTFFSLIKYVVFMLCADDNGEGGIFALYSLLCRHAKFSLLPNQQAADEELSTYHGEGRSNRNVLSSAFKKLVERRKKVKTALLLVVLFCASMVITMGVLTPAISILSSIEGLQVQAKNLHHGMVVLIACIVLIGLFVLQYRGTHRVAFMFAPIVIIWLLSIAIIGAYNVIHWNTRVYQALSPYYVYQFFRETGKDGWISLGGILLCVTGTEVIYAELGQFTASSVRLAFSFVVYPCLVLQYMGQAAFISKNFSTVSLSFYSSIPDSLFWPVLVMAILSTIVASQAVVCATFSIVKQCHAYGCFPRIKIVHKPKWIDRQMYIPEINWILMVLCLAITIGSHDTNRIGNAYGIAFMTMIFMTTCLMSLVINFIWHKSVGFALFYFLFFGIIEFIFLSSSFMRIPKGGWVPLVLSAVFTFIMFVWHYGSRKKYLYDVHNKVPMKWILTLGSDLGIVRIPGIGLIYTELASGVPATFSHFLTNLPAFYKVVVFVCVKIVPVPYVPQSERYLIGRIGPKSYRLYRCIIRNGYKDVQEKETEYDVENALVMSIAEFIQLEAEGCGSADGSVDGRMAVVRTSEMFGKRFIVSESDGYGESSSSIFPTTVGCNSRSAALQKLQSMYEQETPQLKQRRRIQLKLSDTKCKDLQAKDELLELLEAKHAGVAYIIGHSHVKAKWNSSFLKRLSIDIFYSFLRKNCRSPSVFLDIPRISLIEVGMNYYL